The following are encoded together in the Capsulimonas corticalis genome:
- a CDS encoding RICIN domain-containing protein, which translates to MPDISRTFRRLAAAVAAGAAVAMLAPAAKADNYACLFYFPGYGDTLYTPSDEISPAGDSWIMQGQNPAYGPPGTLSWWGKPLWAATHGDGTIVNNYRFYSNGDPTQTNNALLDYHADLISRAGVDFVVLDFTNGAQDFFAGPSYVSGTKALLNRWQARLAAGLPTPKVVFFAYNEDTLNTIQSTFFANYNPNLFFNYLGKKLVLVAKPNMSLGQGDPGQPAIPTSGAFANYTCRHAWALDTSGSCWQFKEDATTPPPAFMYNGTPEQMCVPVSCGGTSDGVNLLPNAQGRQDGAFFNKYMTAAQQVKPTFTFLHSWNEWNARNGGTQANPQFIDQWLTEWSSDIEPMAGGHGYQYYDLAAQQVARLKGNFPVISGQSYMLLNENSNMALDVPNGTNVHGTQLQQWTPNGATAQAWKFTDLGDGYWELINVASGLALDDYGWGTANGTVVDQWDASASPVTNAQQWSLRPAGDGSWKVVNRNSGRTLAISGASTSAGAKTILWDDNGTTDHNWFLMPYIADGSYKIVATTTGNALDVANLNNGALAQLHSYASGANQKWSIHNLGNGSFSIRNANGRSLDCTGCSSANGTQTELYDYWGGPCQQWKIVPVGGGVYRIVTAQAKADGTCDVLDGAGCSGTSGTNVLLWSWNGGGCQQTWYIQPAN; encoded by the coding sequence ATGCCTGACATCTCGAGAACGTTTCGGCGGCTCGCCGCCGCAGTGGCGGCGGGAGCGGCGGTCGCCATGCTGGCGCCGGCCGCCAAAGCCGACAACTACGCGTGTTTGTTTTATTTCCCGGGCTACGGAGACACACTGTATACGCCCAGCGATGAAATCTCGCCGGCCGGGGATTCGTGGATCATGCAGGGGCAGAACCCGGCGTATGGACCTCCCGGAACGCTCTCCTGGTGGGGCAAGCCGCTGTGGGCGGCGACGCACGGCGACGGGACGATCGTCAATAACTATCGGTTCTATTCCAATGGCGATCCGACGCAGACCAACAATGCCCTGCTTGACTATCACGCCGATCTGATCAGCCGCGCGGGCGTGGATTTCGTCGTGCTGGACTTCACGAACGGCGCTCAGGACTTTTTCGCCGGCCCCAGTTATGTGTCCGGGACAAAGGCGCTTCTCAACCGATGGCAGGCGCGTCTGGCGGCTGGACTGCCGACGCCGAAAGTTGTCTTTTTCGCCTACAATGAAGACACGCTCAACACGATTCAGAGCACGTTTTTCGCCAATTACAATCCGAATCTGTTCTTCAACTACCTTGGCAAAAAGCTTGTCCTGGTCGCCAAGCCCAATATGAGCCTGGGGCAGGGGGATCCCGGTCAGCCGGCGATCCCGACCAGCGGCGCGTTCGCCAACTATACCTGCCGCCATGCCTGGGCGCTCGACACCAGCGGCTCCTGCTGGCAGTTCAAGGAGGACGCCACGACGCCTCCGCCGGCGTTTATGTATAATGGAACGCCCGAGCAGATGTGCGTCCCGGTCTCCTGCGGCGGGACATCGGATGGAGTCAATCTGCTGCCAAACGCTCAGGGGCGGCAGGACGGCGCGTTCTTCAATAAGTATATGACGGCGGCGCAGCAGGTCAAGCCGACGTTTACGTTCCTGCATTCGTGGAATGAATGGAACGCTCGCAATGGCGGTACGCAGGCGAATCCGCAATTTATCGACCAGTGGCTCACGGAGTGGAGTTCGGACATTGAGCCGATGGCGGGCGGCCATGGCTATCAGTACTACGACCTGGCCGCGCAGCAAGTCGCGAGACTCAAGGGCAACTTCCCGGTGATTTCCGGACAATCGTATATGCTGCTCAATGAAAATAGCAACATGGCGCTGGACGTTCCCAATGGGACGAATGTCCACGGAACACAGCTTCAGCAATGGACCCCCAACGGAGCCACCGCGCAGGCCTGGAAGTTTACGGATCTGGGCGACGGCTACTGGGAGCTCATCAATGTCGCCAGCGGATTGGCCCTCGACGATTACGGCTGGGGAACGGCGAACGGCACAGTCGTGGATCAATGGGACGCCAGCGCGTCTCCAGTGACGAACGCCCAGCAATGGAGTCTGCGACCGGCGGGCGACGGCTCCTGGAAGGTTGTCAACCGCAACAGCGGCCGGACGCTCGCCATTTCGGGTGCCTCCACATCGGCGGGCGCTAAGACGATCCTCTGGGACGACAATGGCACGACCGACCACAACTGGTTCCTCATGCCCTACATCGCCGACGGCTCCTACAAGATCGTCGCGACGACTACGGGGAACGCGCTCGACGTCGCCAATCTCAACAATGGAGCGCTCGCGCAGCTTCACTCCTACGCGAGCGGCGCGAACCAAAAATGGAGCATCCACAACCTGGGCAACGGCAGCTTCTCGATTCGCAACGCCAACGGACGCTCACTCGACTGCACCGGCTGCTCGTCCGCCAACGGTACGCAAACCGAGCTTTATGATTACTGGGGCGGTCCCTGCCAGCAATGGAAGATCGTTCCCGTTGGCGGCGGCGTCTACCGGATTGTCACGGCTCAGGCCAAAGCCGATGGGACGTGCGACGTGCTCGACGGCGCGGGCTGCTCCGGTACCTCGGGGACGAACGTGCTGCTGTGGAGCTGGAACGGCGGCGGCTGCCAGCAGACTTGGTACATTCAGCCGGCGAACTAA
- a CDS encoding DinB family protein: MSPLDHYRQMYEYEKECDQKMLAMIESVPNVHRGDARFQQAVTLAGHLAACRENWLDYMDRDGLQQAPWWDSACDLATLPSRYAALQAGWTDYLARLDDDRLASDFQFPIDGGVFYRLKTEIQVVQLIGHASYHRGQIALLVDQLGGETVDTDYADWAVSASA, from the coding sequence ATGTCGCCGCTCGACCATTACCGTCAGATGTACGAATACGAAAAAGAGTGCGACCAAAAGATGCTCGCCATGATCGAATCGGTCCCGAACGTCCATCGCGGCGACGCCCGGTTCCAGCAAGCCGTCACGCTCGCCGGGCACCTGGCGGCCTGCCGTGAGAACTGGCTCGACTACATGGACCGTGACGGCCTTCAGCAGGCGCCCTGGTGGGACAGCGCCTGTGATCTCGCCACATTGCCCTCGCGCTACGCGGCTCTTCAGGCCGGATGGACCGACTATCTCGCGCGCCTTGACGACGATCGCCTCGCCTCAGACTTCCAGTTTCCCATTGATGGAGGCGTGTTCTATCGATTGAAAACCGAAATACAGGTCGTCCAACTGATCGGGCACGCCAGCTATCATCGTGGGCAGATCGCTTTGCTGGTCGACCAATTGGGAGGAGAAACAGTCGATACCGACTACGCTGACTGGGCTGTGTCCGCTTCTGCTTAA
- a CDS encoding DUF1559 domain-containing protein: MNQSHPVVQIAQGIGMPEWNIFEVIQCKGMQPMNNTKRFGFTLIELLVVIAVVAIIAAILFPVFAKAREKARQTSCASNIRQLGLAVQQYVNDNDERMPHPIWSTVNVNWCAGWAGKLYPYVKSTNIYQCPNDTTQSLPMGPDTLYPMSYDFNTNLLSYQYGIDGFTPSLNAPAKTVMMFEIGKRSDGWFDSVANVTNAEETGGSISYYSACGEGLEIITWASGLSGRNGASYATGPLGGRKPQPLVFEDKPRHGEGSNFLLADGHVKWMLGSQVSSGVYFGPNNPDPTVITQSTDDQDLRTGASPAGTESSQRWAATFCPI; the protein is encoded by the coding sequence TTGAATCAGTCACACCCTGTTGTGCAGATCGCGCAGGGGATCGGGATGCCGGAATGGAACATCTTTGAAGTGATCCAATGCAAAGGAATGCAGCCGATGAACAATACGAAGAGATTTGGATTTACCCTGATCGAGCTGCTGGTCGTCATCGCCGTGGTGGCGATTATCGCTGCAATCTTGTTTCCTGTGTTCGCGAAAGCACGCGAGAAAGCGCGGCAGACATCCTGCGCGAGCAATATCCGCCAGCTGGGGCTTGCCGTTCAGCAGTATGTCAATGACAACGACGAACGGATGCCGCACCCGATCTGGTCCACGGTCAACGTCAATTGGTGCGCGGGATGGGCAGGCAAGCTCTACCCGTACGTGAAATCCACCAATATCTATCAATGCCCGAACGACACCACCCAGAGTCTGCCCATGGGGCCAGACACCCTCTATCCGATGTCCTATGATTTCAACACCAACTTGCTTTCCTACCAGTACGGCATCGACGGATTTACTCCCTCGCTGAACGCGCCCGCGAAGACAGTCATGATGTTCGAAATCGGCAAACGCTCCGACGGCTGGTTCGATTCCGTGGCGAATGTGACAAACGCGGAGGAAACGGGCGGCAGCATCAGCTATTATTCGGCGTGCGGCGAGGGGCTGGAAATCATCACTTGGGCGAGCGGGCTGTCCGGCCGCAATGGAGCGTCGTACGCCACCGGTCCCCTCGGAGGGCGCAAGCCGCAGCCACTCGTGTTCGAAGATAAGCCGAGGCATGGCGAGGGATCGAATTTTCTGCTGGCGGACGGGCATGTCAAATGGATGCTAGGATCCCAAGTCTCGTCCGGGGTCTACTTTGGCCCCAATAACCCTGACCCAACCGTAATCACGCAGTCCACCGACGACCAGGACCTGCGCACCGGAGCATCCCCCGCAGGAACGGAATCCTCACAGCGCTGGGCGGCCACATTCTGTCCGATTTAA
- a CDS encoding DinB family protein, whose translation MVDYIAICKDRTTSAMDSFFHVLSFVPADKLTWKPAPTAKSALEIVAHCAGHSGAFASVIRAGKFPATVEEFIGPIQAATQSITTLEQAETMLRKGIADTIAALDTVQPEQVGSTMEVPVLGDTPFNFLLALPARHLESHEAQIDYLQTCWGDLEVHF comes from the coding sequence ATGGTAGACTATATCGCGATATGCAAGGACCGCACGACAAGCGCCATGGACAGTTTTTTCCATGTGCTGAGCTTCGTTCCTGCGGACAAGCTGACCTGGAAACCGGCGCCGACCGCCAAATCCGCACTGGAGATCGTGGCGCACTGCGCCGGCCACAGCGGCGCCTTCGCCTCCGTGATCCGCGCCGGAAAGTTCCCGGCCACCGTCGAGGAATTCATCGGTCCGATCCAAGCGGCGACCCAGAGCATCACGACATTAGAACAGGCGGAGACGATGCTGCGCAAGGGCATCGCGGACACAATCGCGGCCCTCGATACCGTCCAGCCGGAGCAAGTCGGCAGCACGATGGAAGTGCCCGTTTTGGGTGATACCCCGTTCAATTTCTTATTGGCGCTCCCTGCGCGCCACCTTGAAAGCCACGAGGCGCAGATCGACTATCTCCAAACGTGTTGGGGCGACCTGGAAGTTCATTTCTAG
- a CDS encoding helix-turn-helix domain-containing protein, with translation MYLKLRDLTAEERTTLDRIARSRTEAVRLVERAKMILAINEGQSGPEIARQFGCDADKVYRWVHRFYDQGLDGLQDKRRSGRPRIYTPDQYAEVIGTALTSPQELHLPFASWTLDRLAAYLKEQKNIAMGRNRIDQILIAEGLLLIAEGLRWQTQESWFSVKTDPDFKAKRGRSKHSTSKSLKMPLSSV, from the coding sequence ATGTACCTAAAACTGCGTGACCTTACCGCCGAAGAACGAACGACACTGGATCGGATCGCTCGCTCGCGCACCGAAGCCGTTCGCTTAGTGGAACGCGCCAAAATGATCTTGGCGATAAATGAGGGTCAGAGTGGTCCCGAAATCGCACGGCAATTCGGCTGTGACGCCGATAAAGTCTATCGCTGGGTCCATCGGTTTTACGATCAAGGACTGGATGGGCTGCAGGACAAGCGGCGCAGTGGGCGGCCACGCATTTACACGCCTGATCAGTATGCCGAAGTCATTGGAACTGCTCTGACCAGTCCACAAGAGTTACATCTGCCCTTTGCCAGTTGGACGTTAGACCGCTTGGCGGCCTATCTCAAAGAGCAAAAGAACATTGCGATGGGGCGTAACCGTATCGATCAGATTTTGATTGCCGAAGGACTGCTTTTGATTGCCGAAGGACTGCGCTGGCAAACTCAGGAAAGCTGGTTTAGTGTCAAGACCGATCCCGATTTTAAGGCAAAAAGGGGGCGCTCGAAGCACTCTACCAGCAAGTCCCTGAAGATGCCGTTGTCGTCTGTTTAG
- a CDS encoding IS630 family transposase, which yields MGPEAAKTYPGKQLVRTPQVGDAAIRAKYEADYGRRGKGYFFGAFIPATGQAFTAPYERRTGENWVCFLEQVDQWEPCQGKRVLAITDNLGSHLGTDAQLFSAEHAHWEFVFTPKYAPYLNLIEPWWKILRSLALKGRRFETFEQICTAVEAATDYWNHHRHPFQWGHRRRHLHHRQPGIAQTPTAVAITR from the coding sequence ATGGGTCCCGAAGCCGCCAAAACTTATCCTGGCAAACAACTGGTTCGAACGCCACAGGTCGGCGACGCGGCCATTCGCGCCAAATACGAAGCTGATTATGGCCGTCGCGGGAAGGGCTACTTCTTTGGAGCCTTCATCCCTGCCACAGGCCAGGCGTTCACCGCACCCTACGAACGGCGTACAGGCGAGAACTGGGTCTGTTTTCTCGAACAGGTTGATCAATGGGAGCCTTGCCAGGGCAAGCGCGTCCTCGCCATTACGGACAATCTTGGTTCGCATTTGGGCACGGATGCCCAGCTCTTTTCTGCGGAACACGCGCACTGGGAATTTGTTTTCACGCCAAAATACGCGCCGTACCTGAACCTGATCGAGCCCTGGTGGAAAATCCTGCGCTCGCTGGCGCTCAAAGGACGCCGCTTCGAAACCTTTGAGCAAATATGCACAGCGGTCGAAGCGGCGACCGATTACTGGAACCATCATCGACACCCATTTCAGTGGGGACATCGACGGCGGCATTTACATCACAGGCAGCCAGGCATAGCGCAAACACCGACTGCCGTAGCAATTACGAGATGA
- a CDS encoding phosphorylase family protein yields the protein MTTETESSGQEEIDIYLLPTHAWTFWNEGIHEILTADKIHIESWKNLPDIPFCRFRTRYENRQAFAFLIQAKRIDFTAITTQLILEYFSTLANDGKCNYRIDRIILIGFCGTLKGDEFKIGDVGIASQIDCYMEKAKLSDNPKSETQKTGNDQRVEFSGEVYRPTLEFVRLAQNMMYLDPKGFEDFRQNCLRVRRDQNFDSNILEFMRQDTIGIHTPHLASATLLSTTATAVGWVKARDRKLLMLDMESGGMMAAIWMHNQRRSTNQIKTIVIRAAADFCDETREKIQPIRKHSQKCAFQNACYFMAWMLKFKSESLANLSKPEKVEVGILVPLEEEFGYFSEQLPVSLNPHYDSNEDRFLYSFELGKKQCACQFIGDMGLVQTALATNTFLNTCPNLQLLILIGVGGSLSEDIKVCDVAVAKTVDPYLEDTSITNIGESPLRLYTADEDLIKIIQSVFEEKRNEIQVNFRNIYNIIKKIPDEIKDSVLDHDDIVTLHCVAFASSDAVAAGKSWHPVLAARGNSVVEMKSAGMHVAVETRNSLKSDKIRTLFFRGISDNASCDKGALDAVEPIGILRKVAMRNTASIVIHLLESDEL from the coding sequence GTGACCACTGAAACCGAATCATCTGGACAAGAAGAGATTGATATCTACCTGTTGCCAACACATGCATGGACATTTTGGAACGAAGGTATCCATGAAATCCTGACGGCCGATAAAATCCATATCGAATCATGGAAAAATTTGCCGGACATACCGTTTTGCAGGTTCCGGACGCGCTATGAAAATAGACAAGCATTCGCGTTTCTGATTCAGGCAAAGCGTATAGACTTCACAGCCATTACAACTCAATTAATCCTAGAATATTTTTCGACACTGGCAAATGATGGCAAATGCAATTATCGGATAGATCGCATCATTTTAATCGGATTCTGTGGCACCCTGAAGGGTGATGAGTTCAAAATTGGTGACGTTGGCATTGCATCACAAATCGACTGTTATATGGAGAAAGCCAAATTATCAGATAACCCAAAGAGTGAAACTCAAAAGACAGGAAATGACCAGCGAGTTGAGTTCTCTGGCGAGGTGTACCGCCCCACATTGGAATTCGTTCGCCTTGCCCAAAACATGATGTATCTTGATCCTAAAGGATTCGAAGACTTCCGACAAAATTGTCTAAGAGTGAGAAGAGACCAGAACTTTGATAGTAATATCCTTGAGTTTATGAGACAAGACACTATCGGAATTCATACGCCACACCTCGCATCTGCTACTCTCCTATCGACAACTGCTACAGCTGTAGGCTGGGTGAAAGCACGGGACCGCAAACTACTTATGCTTGATATGGAGAGCGGAGGAATGATGGCAGCAATATGGATGCACAACCAGAGACGCTCGACCAATCAAATAAAGACAATCGTTATTCGTGCAGCAGCCGATTTTTGCGATGAAACGAGAGAAAAAATTCAGCCAATTCGAAAGCATTCGCAGAAATGCGCCTTCCAGAATGCATGCTACTTCATGGCATGGATGTTGAAATTCAAAAGCGAATCGCTAGCCAATCTTTCTAAGCCAGAGAAGGTGGAGGTTGGGATACTAGTTCCTCTAGAAGAGGAATTTGGATATTTTTCGGAGCAGTTACCTGTTTCTCTTAACCCTCATTATGATTCTAATGAGGACCGATTTCTATATTCTTTTGAATTGGGCAAAAAGCAGTGCGCGTGCCAATTCATAGGAGATATGGGATTAGTGCAAACAGCCCTTGCTACGAATACTTTCTTGAACACTTGTCCAAATCTGCAATTACTGATTTTGATTGGCGTGGGTGGTAGCCTAAGTGAGGATATTAAGGTTTGTGATGTCGCTGTTGCCAAGACAGTAGATCCTTATCTTGAAGACACATCTATTACCAATATTGGGGAAAGCCCGCTCAGGCTTTACACAGCGGATGAGGATCTTATCAAGATAATACAAAGTGTTTTCGAAGAAAAGAGGAACGAGATTCAGGTCAACTTCCGAAACATTTATAACATCATTAAGAAAATACCAGACGAAATTAAGGATTCTGTACTTGATCATGACGATATCGTCACATTGCATTGCGTAGCGTTTGCATCAAGCGATGCGGTAGCAGCAGGAAAAAGCTGGCATCCTGTTTTAGCTGCTAGAGGTAATAGCGTAGTCGAAATGAAATCGGCTGGTATGCATGTGGCTGTTGAGACGAGGAATAGCCTAAAATCCGATAAAATACGAACCTTGTTTTTCCGAGGCATATCGGATAATGCGAGTTGCGATAAAGGTGCACTGGACGCAGTCGAACCCATTGGTATATTACGGAAGGTTGCTATGAGAAACACAGCGTCTATAGTGATTCACCTGTTAGAATCCGATGAACTGTAG
- the queA gene encoding tRNA preQ1(34) S-adenosylmethionine ribosyltransferase-isomerase QueA produces MRLSDFDYTLPPERIAQSPLPERDSSRLLVLDRKTGAIQHRVFTDLLEYFRPGDVLVINDTRVTAQRLFGARLGKPGERVEAFLTHRVADGLWRGLVRPGKKLQPGVVVEFGDGLSAEILDRTDERGGRLMRFSTADGGNVEAAIEAHGAAPLPPYITRVLPPEERGRYQTVYADEGGSAAAPTAGLHFTQDLLGRVREHGVEIAHVTLHVGLGTFRPIESEHIADHTMHAERIHLSPEAAETINGAAGRVIAVGTTSARTLESAAVGPGRVEAVDKETSLYCTPGYQFQIVDALITNFHMPRSTLLVLVSALAGREKIFAAYQEALAREYRFLSFGDAMFIQ; encoded by the coding sequence CTGCGGCTCTCGGATTTCGATTACACCCTGCCTCCGGAACGTATCGCCCAGTCTCCTTTGCCCGAGCGTGACAGCTCGCGGCTGCTTGTGCTGGACAGGAAGACGGGCGCTATTCAGCATCGCGTCTTTACGGATTTGCTGGAGTATTTTCGACCGGGAGACGTGCTGGTCATCAATGATACGCGCGTGACGGCGCAGCGGCTGTTCGGCGCGCGGCTTGGGAAGCCGGGCGAGCGGGTGGAGGCGTTTTTGACGCACCGCGTGGCCGATGGACTCTGGCGCGGTCTGGTGCGGCCGGGGAAGAAATTGCAGCCGGGCGTAGTGGTGGAGTTTGGCGATGGGCTGAGCGCGGAGATACTGGATCGGACCGATGAGCGCGGCGGCCGGCTGATGCGGTTTTCGACGGCGGATGGCGGCAATGTCGAGGCGGCGATTGAGGCGCACGGCGCCGCGCCGTTGCCTCCTTATATTACGCGCGTGCTGCCGCCGGAGGAGCGCGGTCGGTATCAGACGGTGTATGCGGACGAAGGCGGGTCGGCGGCGGCGCCGACGGCGGGGCTGCACTTTACGCAGGATTTGCTGGGCCGGGTGCGGGAGCACGGCGTCGAGATCGCGCATGTGACGCTGCATGTGGGGCTGGGGACGTTCCGGCCCATCGAATCCGAGCACATCGCCGATCACACGATGCACGCCGAGCGGATCCACCTGTCGCCGGAAGCGGCGGAGACGATCAATGGGGCGGCCGGACGAGTGATCGCGGTCGGCACGACGTCGGCGCGGACTTTGGAGTCGGCGGCGGTGGGGCCGGGGCGCGTCGAGGCGGTGGATAAAGAGACGTCGCTGTACTGCACGCCGGGGTATCAATTTCAAATCGTCGACGCATTGATCACGAACTTCCATATGCCGCGCAGCACGCTCCTGGTGCTCGTGAGCGCCCTCGCCGGACGTGAGAAGATCTTCGCCGCGTACCAGGAAGCCCTGGCGCGGGAATATCGATTTTTGTCCTTCGGCGACGCGATGTTTATTCAATAG
- a CDS encoding helix-turn-helix domain-containing protein, translating to MPDLQDWHKRIELEAQATERSLANLRHAPETEERRGGSPATIVAEHASRVAVAKAAAPVAERETAAGVNRRARGPRKEETREELLSRLLDPTLTLEETARMLEVCPTTVRRYTNRGILPHERSQGNQRRFKLSSVLAFMESQARVGPKAGEE from the coding sequence TTGCCGGACTTGCAGGATTGGCATAAACGGATTGAGCTTGAGGCTCAGGCGACGGAACGTTCGCTCGCGAATTTGCGCCATGCGCCTGAGACCGAGGAACGCCGGGGCGGTTCGCCGGCGACGATTGTCGCAGAGCATGCGAGCCGGGTCGCAGTGGCGAAGGCCGCCGCGCCGGTCGCGGAGCGGGAAACGGCCGCCGGCGTCAATCGGCGCGCGCGCGGACCGCGTAAGGAAGAGACGCGGGAGGAGCTCCTATCGCGCCTGCTGGACCCAACTCTGACGCTGGAGGAGACGGCGCGCATGCTGGAGGTCTGTCCGACCACGGTTCGCCGCTACACGAATCGGGGTATACTCCCGCACGAGCGGTCGCAGGGCAACCAGCGCCGATTCAAACTCTCGAGCGTGCTTGCCTTTATGGAATCACAGGCGCGGGTCGGCCCCAAAGCCGGCGAGGAATGA
- a CDS encoding glycosyltransferase family 4 protein → MRVGIFSESYQPLINGVTTSVNTLVAELERAGHSVFIFTSRFPNYTDERPGVFRFPSINSMVEPDYVLPIPISPHIQSSIARLKLDIVHSQSPFFLGVVARQVARRYGIPHVSTNHTLYSEYTHYVPIAPKAWTGAVLSRWMRGFYNSCDQVIAPSEMTKRVLLDEYKVERPITVVPTGIPEPPYVLASEEETRRSLGIPADARVLLYVGRLAPEKNLPVLIDAFARIAAREPKAVLVLAGSGKSAESLRAHIHTLGLSDRAVFTGFLGRTKLDPLYLLSEVFVFPSKTETQGLAIGEALAAGTPCVIVNAGGAPESIHDGEDGFLVEDDPQEMADRVLSLLDNDLLRKQMSERGRYNARALRPERVAQRVIQVYENLLGKPSAPTEEGENREGEGR, encoded by the coding sequence ATGCGTGTCGGCATCTTTTCGGAAAGCTACCAGCCGCTGATCAATGGCGTGACGACCTCGGTCAACACCCTTGTCGCGGAACTGGAGCGCGCCGGCCACTCCGTCTTTATTTTCACTTCCCGATTTCCGAACTACACCGATGAGCGGCCCGGCGTCTTTCGATTTCCGTCCATCAACTCGATGGTCGAGCCGGATTACGTCCTGCCCATCCCGATCTCGCCGCACATCCAGTCCAGCATCGCCCGTTTGAAGCTGGACATCGTGCATTCACAATCGCCGTTCTTCCTCGGCGTGGTGGCGCGCCAGGTGGCCCGGCGATACGGCATTCCGCACGTCTCCACCAACCATACGCTCTACTCCGAGTACACGCACTATGTGCCCATCGCCCCCAAGGCGTGGACCGGCGCCGTGCTGTCGCGCTGGATGCGGGGATTTTATAACTCCTGCGACCAGGTCATCGCGCCCTCGGAGATGACCAAGCGCGTCCTGCTGGATGAGTACAAAGTCGAGCGGCCCATCACGGTCGTCCCCACGGGGATTCCGGAGCCGCCTTACGTACTGGCGTCGGAAGAAGAAACCCGGCGCAGTCTCGGCATTCCCGCCGACGCGCGCGTGCTCCTTTATGTGGGACGCCTCGCCCCCGAGAAGAATCTGCCGGTGCTCATCGACGCCTTTGCGAGGATCGCCGCGCGCGAGCCCAAAGCCGTGCTCGTCCTCGCCGGCTCGGGCAAGAGCGCCGAATCCCTGCGCGCCCATATCCACACCCTCGGCCTCTCGGACCGCGCCGTTTTCACGGGCTTTCTCGGCCGCACCAAACTGGACCCTCTGTACTTGCTCTCCGAAGTCTTCGTGTTCCCCTCGAAGACCGAAACCCAGGGTCTCGCCATCGGCGAAGCCCTCGCCGCCGGAACCCCCTGCGTGATCGTCAACGCCGGCGGCGCCCCGGAATCGATCCACGACGGCGAAGATGGCTTCTTAGTGGAAGACGATCCCCAGGAGATGGCCGACCGCGTGCTCTCCCTCCTCGACAACGACCTGCTCCGCAAGCAGATGTCCGAACGAGGACGCTACAACGCCCGCGCCCTGCGCCCCGAGCGCGTCGCCCAGCGGGTGATCCAGGTCTATGAAAATTTACTGGGGAAGCCTTCGGCGCCGACGGAAGAAGGGGAGAATCGGGAGGGGGAAGGGCGGTAG